A window from Enterocloster bolteae encodes these proteins:
- a CDS encoding STAS domain-containing protein — protein MTITTTKNNGCLTLELEGRLDTTTAPELETVIKNGLEGVDRLVLDMEGLAYLSSAGLRVILAAQKQMNRQGTMTVRNVCGTIMEVFEVTGFTDILTIE, from the coding sequence ATGACAATCACAACCACAAAAAATAACGGCTGCCTGACTCTGGAGCTGGAGGGACGTCTGGACACCACAACAGCACCGGAGCTGGAGACTGTGATTAAAAACGGATTAGAGGGTGTGGACAGACTGGTGCTTGATATGGAAGGCCTGGCATACCTGTCTTCCGCCGGCCTGCGGGTGATTCTGGCGGCCCAGAAGCAGATGAACAGGCAGGGAACCATGACGGTACGCAATGTGTGCGGGACAATCATGGAAGTATTTGAGGTCACGGGATTTACGGATATCCTGACCATTGAATGA
- a CDS encoding sensor histidine kinase, with product MSADKRQLEQYYAFLAGHIDEVRRMQHDILHHLRVMSGYAQAGDYDRLKEYLDALVEQMPDMDGLYYCGDHAANILLKYYGEQARNGGIRFNCDAQIPPDLPCTPVDLCTVLGNAMQNAVEACQRQGRGAGRYISLLARLVGHNLIMEIRNSYDGRVKWDGDRLVTLKEENGHGLGLDSIRHVAERYHGYCAVSHTDDEFTVKVVLALEWKEATPC from the coding sequence ATGTCTGCAGATAAGAGACAGTTGGAACAGTATTATGCCTTCCTGGCAGGCCATATAGATGAGGTGCGCAGGATGCAGCATGACATCCTGCACCATCTGCGGGTGATGAGCGGATACGCCCAGGCCGGGGACTATGACCGTCTGAAGGAGTACCTGGATGCCCTTGTTGAACAGATGCCGGACATGGACGGATTGTATTACTGCGGGGACCATGCGGCCAATATTCTTTTAAAATATTACGGGGAACAGGCCAGAAACGGGGGGATCAGGTTCAATTGCGACGCCCAGATTCCTCCTGACCTGCCCTGTACTCCCGTGGATTTGTGCACGGTGCTGGGCAATGCCATGCAGAACGCCGTGGAGGCATGCCAACGCCAGGGCCGTGGAGCCGGACGGTATATCTCGCTGCTGGCCCGCCTGGTAGGGCATAACCTGATTATGGAAATCAGAAACAGCTATGACGGAAGGGTAAAATGGGATGGGGACCGGCTGGTTACCCTAAAGGAGGAAAACGGACACGGACTGGGACTGGACAGTATCCGGCATGTGGCGGAGCGCTACCACGGCTACTGTGCGGTCAGCCACACCGATGATGAATTCACGGTCAAGGTGGTACTGGCCCTGGAATGGAAGGAAGCCACACCGTGTTAA
- a CDS encoding LytR/AlgR family response regulator transcription factor, protein MLRIAICDDLKSERDMVKGFLRSFFAAVPYEYTLAEYSRGETMVDDYDDGSVDFDLIFMDIFMDGMLGMEAARCLRRYAPHVSIVFLTTTPAYALESYDVYAYGYLVKPLDGEKTAALLRRFLQEEYEGNQKTLLLKKGCRGRRIAYREIEYIESRRNVLLVFLENGEEYRVYAKLDDVEKELKGHGFLRCHQSFIVNMNRVRVAEEDFLMMSGAHIPIRQRGSRAIRDAYFGYLLERAELTRI, encoded by the coding sequence ATGCTTCGTATTGCAATATGTGACGACCTGAAATCAGAAAGGGATATGGTAAAGGGTTTCCTGCGCTCCTTTTTTGCGGCCGTACCCTACGAGTATACATTGGCAGAATACAGCCGCGGCGAAACTATGGTGGATGATTACGATGACGGTTCCGTTGATTTTGATCTTATTTTTATGGATATTTTCATGGACGGCATGCTGGGAATGGAGGCTGCCCGCTGTCTGCGGCGGTACGCGCCCCATGTGTCCATTGTGTTCCTGACAACTACTCCGGCATATGCCCTGGAAAGCTATGATGTGTATGCCTACGGATACCTTGTCAAACCCTTGGACGGGGAGAAGACGGCAGCCCTGCTCAGACGTTTTTTGCAGGAGGAATACGAGGGAAACCAGAAAACACTTCTGCTCAAAAAGGGATGCAGGGGCCGCAGGATTGCCTACCGGGAGATTGAATACATAGAGAGCCGCAGGAATGTGCTTCTGGTATTTCTGGAAAACGGAGAGGAGTACCGGGTATACGCAAAACTGGACGATGTGGAAAAGGAGCTGAAGGGACACGGATTCCTGCGGTGCCACCAAAGCTTTATTGTGAATATGAACCGGGTGAGAGTAGCGGAGGAGGATTTCCTGATGATGTCCGGGGCCCATATTCCTATACGGCAGCGAGGCAGCCGCGCAATCCGGGACGCGTATTTCGGATATCTGCTGGAACGGGCTGAGCTGACCCGTATTTAG